A stretch of the Brevundimonas sp. MF30-B genome encodes the following:
- the dusA gene encoding tRNA dihydrouridine(20/20a) synthase DusA, with the protein MSDPASSPDPLARARRLSVAPMMDWTDRHCRALHRALSAEALLYTEMVTAPAVIHGDRERLLGFDVLEHPVALQLGGSDPAQLAQAARIGEDFGYYEINLNVGCPSDRVQSGRFGACLMREPELVAECMAAIGDAVSVPATVKCRIGVDDQDPEVSLFATVDACAAAGVSVFIVHARKAWLKGLSPKENRDVPPLDYALVRRLKRERPHLSISINGGVGSLDEAEAHLDAADGVALDGVMMGRAAYHEPALLGQVDRRLFGAARDIDAFEALERYRPYLAARLAEGVALPAMTRHMLGLMHGRPGARAFRRILTVESIASGAGLEVVDRAAEAVREAEARREAA; encoded by the coding sequence ATGTCCGACCCCGCATCCTCGCCCGACCCGCTGGCCCGCGCCCGTCGCCTGTCCGTCGCTCCGATGATGGACTGGACCGATCGGCATTGCCGCGCCCTTCACCGCGCCCTGTCAGCCGAGGCGCTCCTCTACACCGAAATGGTCACGGCCCCGGCGGTGATCCACGGCGACCGCGAACGGCTGCTGGGCTTCGACGTGCTGGAGCATCCGGTTGCCCTGCAGCTGGGCGGATCGGACCCGGCGCAGTTGGCGCAGGCTGCCCGCATTGGCGAGGACTTCGGCTACTACGAGATCAATCTGAACGTCGGCTGCCCGTCTGACCGGGTGCAGTCCGGCCGGTTCGGGGCCTGCCTGATGCGAGAGCCCGAACTGGTGGCCGAATGCATGGCCGCCATCGGTGACGCCGTCTCGGTCCCCGCGACCGTCAAATGCCGCATCGGCGTGGACGATCAGGATCCCGAGGTCAGCCTGTTCGCCACCGTCGACGCCTGCGCCGCCGCGGGCGTCTCGGTCTTCATCGTCCACGCCCGCAAGGCCTGGCTGAAGGGTCTGTCGCCCAAGGAGAACCGCGACGTGCCGCCCTTGGACTACGCCCTGGTCCGCCGGCTGAAGCGCGAGCGGCCGCATCTGTCGATCTCGATCAACGGCGGCGTCGGCTCGCTGGACGAGGCGGAGGCGCATCTGGATGCGGCTGACGGCGTCGCGCTGGACGGGGTCATGATGGGCCGCGCCGCCTATCACGAGCCGGCCCTGCTGGGTCAGGTCGACCGTCGCCTGTTCGGCGCAGCGCGCGACATCGACGCCTTCGAGGCGCTGGAGCGCTATCGCCCCTATCTGGCGGCCCGCCTGGCCGAGGGCGTCGCCCTGCCCGCCATGACGCGGCATATGCTGGGCCTGATGCACGGCCGGCCGGGCGCGCGCGCCTTCCGCAGAATCCTGACGGTCGAATCCATCGCGTCCGGCGCCGGTCTCGAGGTCGTCGACCGCGCCGCCGAGGCTGTGCGCGAAGCCGAAGCCCGGCGCGAGGCGGCGTGA
- a CDS encoding sulfite exporter TauE/SafE family protein, whose translation MSLDLIGEYALLIIALAGAGAVAGVIGGLFGVGGGTVLVPALFYAFSVMGVGGESNLHVAIGTSLLTIVATSWRSLATHRAHGAVDEVVLKSWTPWVAFGGLVGAAIAGLASMEGLGLVYGVCLILVAAQMGLLPERFVLRRDLPERWGRRALGTAIGLLSAMMGVGGGSLGGMTMTLCGRPIHQAVSTAAGFGLAIGAASAVGFVFFGWNAGGRPPLSLGYVNVPAAVIMGLLTALTAPIGARLAHRLNKAVLRKAFAVYLLVAALSVVIKAL comes from the coding sequence GTGAGCCTGGATCTGATCGGTGAATACGCCCTGCTGATCATCGCCCTGGCCGGCGCGGGCGCCGTGGCCGGGGTCATCGGCGGCCTGTTCGGCGTGGGCGGGGGCACGGTGTTGGTGCCCGCCCTGTTCTACGCCTTTTCAGTCATGGGCGTCGGCGGCGAGAGCAATCTGCACGTCGCCATCGGCACCTCGCTGCTGACCATCGTCGCCACCTCCTGGCGGTCGCTGGCGACCCACCGGGCCCACGGCGCGGTGGACGAGGTGGTGCTCAAGAGCTGGACGCCCTGGGTGGCCTTCGGCGGCCTGGTCGGGGCCGCCATCGCGGGCCTGGCCTCCATGGAGGGGCTGGGCCTGGTCTATGGCGTCTGCCTGATCCTGGTGGCCGCGCAGATGGGCCTGTTGCCCGAGCGGTTCGTGCTGCGCCGCGACCTGCCCGAACGCTGGGGCCGCAGAGCGTTGGGGACGGCCATCGGCCTGCTCTCGGCCATGATGGGCGTCGGCGGCGGCAGCCTGGGCGGCATGACCATGACCCTGTGCGGCCGCCCGATCCACCAGGCGGTGTCCACGGCCGCCGGCTTCGGCCTGGCCATCGGCGCGGCATCCGCGGTGGGCTTCGTCTTCTTCGGCTGGAATGCGGGCGGCCGTCCGCCCCTGTCGCTGGGCTACGTCAATGTGCCCGCCGCCGTCATCATGGGCCTTCTGACCGCCCTCACCGCTCCCATCGGCGCGCGCCTGGCGCACCGGCTGAACAAGGCGGTGCTGCGCAAGGCCTTCGCCGTCTATCTGCTCGTCGCGGCGCTTTCGGTGGTCATCAAGGCCCTTTGA
- a CDS encoding DUF4917 family protein — MPGISFQEALRRSENQKRHLLLGNGFSIALFADRFRYASLLESTDFSHNHAARQAFDALGTTDFEVVIQALRQMVTLGSLYGLDERQATQIANDAEALKELLVQAIAGRHPDRPSEINEGQYASCRRFLAHFGGEGRRGRPDRRGHIYTLNYDLLLYWTLLHDHVLRWDEANPLAAVFEPTEVIRHDDGFRAPPDDWDAPYVTWDGEANHSQCVFFLHGALHLFDHGFDLQKICWERAGGRPLVDQVREALDGGQFPLFVSEGSSASKLNRIRHSGYLHKGLRSFSEICRKEGSALFVFGHSLAANDVHILDHIVRGRVPVVYVSMFGNEDTEENRALAANAEQLVRSRGEQFPLEVVFYDAASAHVWN, encoded by the coding sequence GTGCCGGGAATTTCGTTTCAGGAGGCGCTGCGACGCTCAGAAAACCAAAAGCGTCACTTGCTGTTAGGCAACGGCTTCAGCATTGCCCTGTTTGCTGACCGATTCCGCTATGCGTCTCTCTTGGAGAGCACCGACTTCAGCCACAACCACGCCGCACGCCAAGCCTTTGACGCACTAGGGACCACCGATTTCGAGGTCGTAATTCAAGCCCTGCGGCAGATGGTGACCTTGGGGTCTCTCTATGGCCTAGACGAGCGCCAAGCCACCCAAATCGCGAATGACGCCGAAGCTCTGAAGGAGTTGCTCGTTCAAGCCATCGCCGGCCGCCATCCTGACCGGCCCTCTGAGATCAACGAAGGCCAGTATGCATCCTGTCGGCGCTTCCTAGCCCACTTCGGTGGCGAAGGCCGAAGAGGTCGACCTGATCGCCGGGGCCACATCTACACGCTCAACTACGACCTACTGCTCTATTGGACTTTACTCCACGACCATGTCTTGCGGTGGGATGAAGCTAATCCGCTGGCCGCCGTCTTTGAGCCGACAGAGGTTATTCGGCACGACGATGGCTTTCGCGCGCCGCCAGACGATTGGGACGCGCCGTACGTGACTTGGGACGGCGAAGCAAATCACAGTCAATGCGTGTTCTTCCTGCATGGTGCGCTCCATCTCTTCGATCATGGGTTTGATCTGCAGAAGATTTGCTGGGAGCGCGCTGGAGGCCGGCCGCTTGTGGATCAAGTTCGCGAAGCGCTGGATGGCGGTCAGTTCCCGCTTTTTGTGTCGGAAGGTTCAAGCGCCAGCAAATTGAACCGCATCAGGCATTCCGGCTACCTGCACAAAGGGCTTCGCAGTTTCTCGGAAATCTGCCGTAAGGAGGGATCGGCGCTCTTCGTGTTTGGCCATTCATTGGCCGCCAACGACGTACACATACTCGACCATATCGTCCGGGGCAGAGTGCCGGTCGTCTACGTCAGCATGTTTGGCAACGAAGACACCGAAGAAAATCGCGCACTGGCTGCGAACGCTGAGCAGCTTGTGCGTTCGCGCGGTGAGCAATTTCCGCTCGAAGTAGTCTTCTATGACGCCGCGTCGGCGCACGTCTGGAACTGA
- a CDS encoding Panacea domain-containing protein translates to MARDVREIANAVLDVAEAYGLSLSNLPLNKIIYFAHAWYLAQYNEPLVDSAFEAWQHGPVHPQVYRQLRTFGDKPIRGRLTRIDLATGQDVPVEVGLSDQERQHVEQITKFYGTKSAFWLVQKTHEPGAPWDQVWTAAEGRPMPGMVIPDSLTESYYRDILRRRV, encoded by the coding sequence TTGGCGAGAGACGTCAGGGAGATTGCGAACGCCGTCCTCGACGTCGCCGAGGCATACGGCCTGTCGCTGTCCAACCTGCCTTTGAACAAGATCATCTACTTCGCGCACGCTTGGTATCTCGCCCAGTACAACGAGCCACTGGTGGACTCCGCGTTTGAGGCTTGGCAGCACGGGCCGGTCCATCCTCAAGTCTACCGACAGCTCCGGACGTTTGGGGACAAGCCAATCAGAGGGCGACTGACTCGTATCGACTTAGCGACGGGACAGGACGTACCGGTCGAAGTCGGACTTAGTGACCAAGAGCGCCAGCATGTCGAACAGATTACGAAGTTCTACGGGACCAAATCCGCCTTCTGGTTGGTCCAGAAGACTCACGAGCCGGGGGCGCCGTGGGATCAGGTATGGACCGCGGCTGAAGGCCGCCCAATGCCGGGGATGGTCATCCCGGATTCGCTGACCGAATCATATTACCGCGATATCTTAAGGAGGCGTGTGTAA
- a CDS encoding ADP-ribosylglycohydrolase family protein, with protein sequence MNSALWAAAGDSLGWTTELVDGAGVKRRVGRSRIEKPVDWKRKIGGSWGVDAKLPAGTYSDDTQLRLATSRSIRGDGIFDPETFAKIELTVWPNYALGAGRGSKAASANLVRQDVNWFSNFFKSKDQSYMNGGGNGAAMRVQPHVWCHGAAARSPLLLDVCRNAITSHGHVHGFVGAAFHALALEYCLQQKRAPDVEAMHALLGELEKLPEILSGDRHIAAFWIPAWENEGSSSLESALNDHLTEAHRKLDAIAPIARSVDPSRYQDVLESLGAFEPRLRGSGTITAMAASVLCLLHADNGAQAAVVTSANALMSDTDTIGTMTGAMMGALEGAAPTWPIQDRDYLIAEASRMFSIRVGDQADHFNYPDIAAWQAPQSQADAVGLVSDGRLGMAGLGELEPQSEPMASRDTVWQWMQLPFGQTVLAKHRNSPRTLSAKLLPGPRLSAVTVKPLRVIGQPGDSQPSLPLGNIGGLRTPSNESSASPAPPEPTPKDPDDFIDGLTDRVIRSNFDPLVTGECFNRIVRVSGSIQMAVAFSAIVAKAQIARKKRG encoded by the coding sequence TGGACTACCGAGCTTGTCGATGGCGCGGGTGTTAAGCGCCGCGTTGGTCGCTCACGGATCGAAAAGCCCGTTGACTGGAAACGGAAGATCGGGGGTTCTTGGGGCGTCGATGCGAAGCTCCCTGCCGGGACCTATTCCGATGACACTCAACTCAGATTGGCTACCTCGCGATCGATCAGAGGCGATGGCATCTTTGATCCTGAGACGTTTGCGAAGATAGAGCTCACCGTCTGGCCAAACTACGCTTTGGGGGCAGGTCGAGGGAGCAAGGCCGCGTCGGCGAATTTAGTCCGGCAGGACGTGAATTGGTTTTCGAACTTCTTCAAGTCCAAAGACCAAAGCTACATGAATGGCGGAGGCAATGGCGCGGCGATGCGGGTCCAACCGCACGTGTGGTGTCATGGTGCGGCTGCCCGATCACCACTGTTGCTCGACGTATGTCGGAACGCGATAACATCGCATGGACACGTCCATGGGTTTGTCGGCGCGGCCTTCCATGCCCTCGCCCTGGAATATTGTCTTCAGCAAAAGCGTGCCCCTGACGTGGAGGCGATGCATGCATTGCTGGGCGAGCTTGAGAAGCTGCCAGAGATTCTCTCCGGCGATAGGCATATCGCTGCCTTCTGGATTCCTGCCTGGGAGAACGAGGGCAGCTCTTCGCTCGAAAGCGCATTGAACGATCATCTAACGGAAGCTCATCGCAAGCTCGACGCAATTGCACCCATTGCACGCAGTGTTGATCCTTCGCGCTACCAAGATGTATTGGAGAGCCTAGGAGCCTTCGAGCCTCGTTTGCGAGGGTCGGGCACCATCACTGCAATGGCAGCCAGCGTGTTGTGCCTCCTGCATGCAGACAACGGTGCCCAAGCTGCAGTCGTGACCTCCGCCAATGCGCTAATGAGCGATACGGATACGATCGGCACCATGACCGGTGCGATGATGGGCGCCTTGGAGGGGGCGGCACCTACTTGGCCCATTCAGGATCGGGATTATTTGATCGCAGAAGCGTCGCGCATGTTCTCTATTCGTGTCGGCGATCAAGCAGATCATTTTAACTACCCGGACATAGCGGCTTGGCAGGCACCACAGAGCCAAGCCGATGCAGTTGGTCTTGTGTCCGATGGTCGGTTGGGGATGGCGGGTCTCGGGGAGCTAGAACCTCAGAGCGAGCCGATGGCGTCGAGGGATACCGTCTGGCAGTGGATGCAGCTACCGTTCGGTCAAACGGTACTAGCAAAGCACCGAAATTCACCGCGAACGCTATCTGCCAAACTGTTGCCCGGCCCCCGGCTTTCGGCAGTTACGGTAAAGCCTCTTCGTGTCATTGGCCAACCTGGGGACAGCCAACCAAGTCTACCGCTCGGAAACATTGGCGGCCTGCGAACCCCAAGCAACGAATCGAGTGCGAGCCCTGCGCCGCCGGAGCCAACGCCAAAGGACCCCGATGACTTCATCGATGGGCTGACTGATCGTGTTATCCGGTCCAACTTTGATCCCCTGGTTACAGGGGAGTGTTTTAATCGGATCGTGCGCGTTTCTGGATCGATCCAGATGGCTGTCGCCTTCTCCGCTATCGTTGCTAAGGCGCAGATTGCGCGGAAAAAGCGAGGTTGA